In Numidum massiliense, a single genomic region encodes these proteins:
- a CDS encoding FtsX-like permease family protein, with product MNFRTFALSNIRGNWQRYTAYYLSSSFAVTIYFIFALFVFHPDIANGGVADHIRKQLIFCEVIIIIFSFFFVLYSNSAFLKSRKKEFGLLFLFGMTKRQVHRLVLYENTVISLLAIGSGLLAGMLLSKLFFMAIGLLLGVSAPLPFVIAPQAVFVTFVSFFILFELLTAVSLFQVGKSEIVELFQAAKKPKTLPAYSVWLGMMAVVCLAAGYYLAWNRGDQIVMTPILILVLIGTYYFFTQSSIAVLQKLTRLPAVYYKRTNLLVISQLVFRLKDNARTFYAVTVLAAVVLTASGAFYIYYQGMKDSTVLRYPHTFSIVESGQVPPNESVSRTVEPFLSEQRFRIADQDKVSGWLVSVEGEDQPLFLIPAAHYNERANKMARVDPLMLEKNEAIIVTPYPELEKIEQKKAVDLNVSIGEQTFSLNVGERRHIPVLNQRDASVVPSLSSMELLVVNDDDYEAMRPFVANNKMITYYGYELSNWENSEQAIQQLKKTLPQNVILSSRVGNYLQKKEGAALLLFIGLFISLLFFIAAGSFLYFKLFTELQEDHDLYKALARIGVSAREMNKIATTQISLMFFLPFLIGALHASFALKVLGNILGIDVWYYGTVVFGIYFVMQLVYFMLSRRTYLRQMTHI from the coding sequence GTGAATTTTCGCACGTTCGCGCTTAGTAATATTCGGGGCAACTGGCAGCGGTACACGGCATACTACTTGAGTAGTTCGTTCGCCGTGACGATCTATTTTATTTTCGCCCTATTTGTTTTTCATCCCGACATCGCAAACGGCGGGGTTGCCGATCATATTCGCAAGCAATTGATTTTCTGCGAAGTCATCATCATTATTTTTTCGTTTTTTTTCGTTCTGTATTCCAACAGCGCCTTCTTAAAGTCTCGCAAAAAGGAATTCGGGCTCCTCTTTTTATTTGGGATGACGAAAAGACAAGTTCACCGACTTGTGCTGTACGAAAATACGGTTATTTCACTCTTAGCCATCGGCAGCGGCTTGTTGGCAGGCATGTTGCTGTCCAAACTGTTTTTTATGGCCATTGGCCTTTTATTAGGAGTGAGTGCCCCACTGCCATTCGTCATCGCACCACAAGCCGTATTTGTTACGTTCGTTAGTTTTTTTATCCTGTTTGAACTGTTGACGGCGGTCAGCTTGTTTCAAGTGGGTAAAAGCGAGATCGTCGAGTTGTTTCAAGCAGCCAAAAAACCGAAGACGTTACCGGCCTATTCCGTTTGGCTTGGCATGATGGCCGTCGTCTGTCTCGCTGCCGGCTATTATTTAGCTTGGAATCGCGGGGACCAAATCGTCATGACTCCGATTTTGATCCTCGTCCTCATTGGGACGTACTATTTTTTCACACAGAGCAGTATCGCTGTTTTGCAGAAGCTGACGCGCTTACCTGCCGTTTATTATAAGCGGACGAATTTACTCGTTATTTCGCAACTCGTTTTTCGCTTAAAAGACAATGCGCGCACGTTTTATGCCGTAACTGTATTGGCCGCCGTCGTCTTGACGGCGTCAGGGGCGTTCTACATTTATTACCAAGGGATGAAGGACTCCACCGTGCTTCGCTATCCGCATACGTTTAGCATTGTCGAAAGTGGACAAGTGCCGCCTAACGAGTCTGTCTCGCGAACGGTTGAACCGTTCCTCTCGGAACAGAGGTTTCGCATCGCCGATCAAGATAAAGTGAGTGGCTGGCTCGTCTCTGTCGAAGGAGAAGATCAGCCGTTGTTTCTCATTCCGGCGGCGCATTACAATGAGCGTGCGAACAAAATGGCACGTGTCGATCCTCTGATGTTAGAAAAAAACGAAGCGATCATCGTTACTCCTTATCCCGAGCTTGAGAAGATAGAACAAAAAAAAGCAGTGGACCTAAATGTATCGATCGGCGAACAAACGTTTTCGCTAAACGTCGGCGAGCGACGCCATATACCTGTCCTCAATCAACGCGACGCTTCGGTCGTCCCCTCGCTCTCCTCTATGGAATTGCTCGTTGTGAACGACGACGATTATGAAGCGATGCGGCCCTTCGTCGCAAATAACAAAATGATCACTTACTACGGTTACGAGCTGAGCAACTGGGAAAATAGCGAGCAGGCAATTCAACAGTTAAAGAAGACTCTTCCGCAAAACGTCATCCTTAGCTCAAGAGTTGGCAACTATTTGCAGAAAAAAGAAGGGGCGGCACTGCTCTTGTTTATCGGCTTGTTCATAAGTTTGCTGTTCTTTATTGCTGCTGGCAGCTTTCTATACTTCAAACTGTTTACGGAACTGCAAGAAGACCACGACCTATATAAAGCGTTGGCACGGATCGGCGTAAGCGCACGAGAAATGAATAAAATCGCGACAACGCAAATTAGCCTTATGTTCTTCTTACCTTTTCTGATCGGAGCACTACACGCTAGCTTCGCGCTAAAAGTGCTCGGAAAT
- a CDS encoding ABC transporter ATP-binding protein, with product MTVLRAESLQKVYGSKKGGGIHKALNDLSISVDAGEFVGVMGPSGSGKTTLLNLLATIAQPTAGTVEINGVDLLQLPEKDLALFRRRQLGFIFQDFNLLDTLSIKENIVLPLVLDNMKVREIERRVTYVARLLDIESILNKRTYEVSGGQQQRTAAARAIIHEPSIVLADEPTGNLDSKSSKDLMEALKNLNKKQRTTILMVTHDPFAASFCERIVFIKDGSFFAEIRKGGKRQAFLEHILDSLALLGGDHSEFSHVRA from the coding sequence ATGACAGTTTTACGCGCTGAATCACTACAGAAAGTGTACGGATCAAAAAAAGGGGGCGGGATCCACAAGGCGCTAAACGACCTTTCCATCTCGGTTGACGCCGGCGAATTCGTCGGCGTCATGGGCCCGTCAGGCAGCGGCAAGACGACGCTTCTGAACCTATTAGCGACGATCGCCCAACCGACAGCGGGCACAGTCGAAATTAACGGGGTCGACCTGCTGCAATTGCCGGAAAAGGATCTCGCATTGTTTAGACGCCGCCAATTAGGTTTCATCTTCCAAGACTTCAACCTGTTGGACACGCTGTCGATCAAGGAAAACATCGTCCTGCCGCTCGTCTTAGATAACATGAAGGTACGCGAGATTGAACGGCGAGTAACATATGTGGCTAGGCTACTGGACATCGAATCCATATTGAATAAACGGACGTACGAAGTTTCTGGCGGTCAACAGCAGCGGACCGCCGCCGCGCGCGCGATTATTCACGAACCGTCGATCGTGCTAGCAGATGAACCGACCGGTAACCTCGACTCGAAGTCGTCGAAAGACTTAATGGAGGCGCTAAAAAACTTGAATAAAAAACAGCGTACCACGATTTTAATGGTGACGCACGACCCGTTTGCGGCAAGTTTTTGTGAACGTATCGTGTTTATTAAAGATGGCTCTTTTTTTGCGGAAATTCGCAAGGGAGGAAAACGACAAGCGTTTTTAGAGCACATTCTGGACAGTCTGGCTCTGTTAGGGGGGGATCACAGTGAATTTTCGCACGTTCGCGCTTAG
- a CDS encoding sensor histidine kinase, producing the protein MTPPQGKLSQEKLSENNPTKVKPEQTEQPKQKLQMERPEQMAQRHMHSLRLTTFFKDRIRYIVAYSVSVALTLLVVQLGLLENGTALRIENVSYLLLLSAAVLCVYFLVDYGRQRHLYKQMNQLLQKTGTLDDTLVLQGAVTAEQRAYQAILAKQYRHYTKELVQLRNEQQRHLTFVNQWVHQMKTPVAVIDLLLQQTKDVPSTEEMTVTFNSIAEEKEKLAHGLDMMLNTARLDSFSFDVKAESIDLVETLRAVVNEYKKACIRQSVFPKLQAPQETAVVQTDAKWIRLVFRQLLTNAIKYSKREQASKTLWIDVYRDAIGWHVRLKDEGVGIPPQDVPRLFDPFFTGENGRRYAESTGMGLYLAKQLCERLDHQLDIQSEVGVGTTVTVTFPGHRHLHQM; encoded by the coding sequence ATGACACCGCCACAGGGGAAGCTATCACAGGAGAAGCTGTCAGAGAACAATCCAACTAAGGTGAAGCCGGAACAGACCGAGCAACCTAAGCAGAAGCTACAGATGGAACGTCCAGAGCAGATGGCACAGCGACACATGCATTCGCTGCGCCTTACGACGTTTTTCAAAGATCGCATCCGTTACATCGTCGCCTATAGTGTTAGCGTCGCGTTGACACTGCTCGTCGTCCAACTCGGGTTACTGGAAAACGGCACCGCATTGCGCATAGAAAATGTATCTTATTTACTGCTGTTATCGGCAGCCGTGTTATGCGTGTATTTCCTCGTCGACTACGGTAGGCAGCGCCATCTGTATAAACAGATGAATCAGCTGTTGCAAAAAACGGGGACGCTCGATGACACCTTAGTGTTACAAGGCGCCGTAACAGCAGAACAACGCGCCTACCAAGCAATCCTAGCCAAGCAGTACCGCCATTATACAAAAGAACTGGTTCAATTACGTAACGAGCAGCAACGACACCTCACGTTCGTCAACCAGTGGGTACATCAAATGAAAACCCCTGTCGCTGTGATCGACCTGCTCTTACAGCAAACGAAGGACGTCCCATCGACGGAAGAAATGACGGTTACTTTCAACAGTATCGCAGAAGAAAAAGAGAAGTTGGCTCACGGGTTAGATATGATGCTGAACACGGCGCGGCTAGACTCCTTTTCCTTCGACGTGAAAGCGGAGTCGATCGACCTCGTCGAGACGTTGCGGGCAGTCGTCAACGAATATAAAAAAGCGTGTATCCGCCAGTCAGTATTTCCGAAACTGCAGGCACCACAAGAAACAGCCGTCGTACAGACGGATGCGAAATGGATTCGCCTCGTCTTTCGTCAGCTTCTGACGAATGCGATTAAATATTCCAAACGCGAGCAAGCCAGCAAGACTCTCTGGATCGATGTGTACAGAGATGCCATTGGTTGGCATGTGCGCCTAAAAGACGAAGGGGTCGGCATCCCACCACAAGATGTGCCACGTCTGTTCGACCCTTTTTTTACCGGGGAAAATGGGCGGCGCTATGCGGAATCGACAGGGATGGGTCTGTACTTGGCGAAACAACTGTGTGAGCGGTTGGATCATCAGCTAGACATTCAATCAGAAGTCGGTGTAGGAACGACTGTTACCGTTACCTTTCCCGGACACCGCCACTTGCATCAGATGTAA
- a CDS encoding response regulator transcription factor, translating into MYRIFLVEDDEKIRTILKQFLQKYGYDVVTATDYSCIKEEVRSAEPHVVLLDINLPRYDGFYWCRQIRTISNVPIVFISARAGEMDQVMAIENGGDDYITKPFHFEVVLAKIKSVLRRTYGEYAGHAATTRDVYDVGGLYLLRGEHAMEWDGKRLELSKKEFLLLDCLAQRVNSYVPRDTLLETLWDAIDFVDDNTLSVNVARVRKKLAQLGAHHAIETKRGAGYRLVYSGGSSE; encoded by the coding sequence GTGTACCGCATTTTTCTCGTAGAAGACGATGAAAAAATCCGTACGATTCTCAAGCAATTTTTGCAAAAATACGGCTATGATGTCGTGACTGCTACTGATTACAGCTGTATAAAAGAAGAAGTTAGGAGCGCCGAACCTCATGTCGTCCTGCTAGACATCAACTTGCCACGTTATGACGGCTTTTATTGGTGCAGACAAATCCGTACCATTTCTAACGTGCCGATCGTGTTTATTTCTGCGCGGGCGGGGGAGATGGATCAAGTGATGGCGATCGAAAACGGCGGCGATGACTACATCACGAAGCCGTTTCACTTTGAAGTCGTGCTAGCAAAAATTAAAAGCGTGCTAAGGCGGACGTATGGCGAGTACGCCGGACACGCCGCAACGACCCGCGACGTATACGACGTCGGCGGCCTTTACTTACTGCGCGGCGAACACGCAATGGAGTGGGACGGGAAACGATTAGAATTAAGTAAAAAAGAGTTCCTCCTATTGGATTGCTTAGCACAACGTGTCAACAGTTACGTCCCCCGGGACACATTGCTAGAGACACTGTGGGACGCGATCGATTTTGTCGACGACAACACACTATCGGTAAATGTCGCCCGCGTTAGAAAAAAATTAGCCCAGTTAGGCGCTCATCACGCCATCGAAACGAAACGCGGTGCCGGTTACCGTCTCGTGTACAGCGGGGGGAGTAGCGAATGA
- the dhaK gene encoding dihydroxyacetone kinase subunit DhaK produces MKKIVNRPEDVVQEMLAGLVEANRKQLRLIEGTGVIVRADAPVKGKVGLVSGGGSGHEPAHAGFVGKGMLDAAVAGAVFTSPTPDQILEAIKAVDSGEGVLCIVKNYTGDVLNFEMAAELAAAEGIEVTQVVVNDDVAVEDSTHTTGRRGIAGTVFVHKIAGAAAEAGASLQEVTAAAETVIANVRSMGVALTPCTLPEAGKPGFQLGDNEIEIGIGIHGEPGVERTHVQTAAELTQTLAARVLVDLPFAAHDRVAVMVNGMGATPLMELHIVNNELQQLLKEREIDVVDTWVGEYMTSLEMAGCSITLLKLTPDLEKWLLAPADTDAFTRIG; encoded by the coding sequence GTGAAAAAAATCGTTAACCGCCCGGAAGATGTCGTCCAAGAAATGTTAGCGGGGTTAGTGGAGGCAAACCGGAAGCAGTTGCGGCTGATCGAAGGTACCGGGGTGATCGTCCGCGCCGATGCCCCCGTAAAAGGAAAAGTCGGCCTCGTCAGTGGCGGAGGTAGCGGTCACGAGCCGGCACACGCTGGTTTCGTTGGCAAAGGGATGCTCGATGCCGCCGTCGCTGGCGCCGTCTTTACTTCGCCGACGCCGGACCAAATCCTTGAAGCGATTAAGGCGGTCGACAGTGGCGAAGGTGTCCTCTGTATCGTCAAAAACTACACTGGCGATGTGCTAAATTTTGAAATGGCCGCAGAATTAGCCGCAGCGGAGGGAATCGAGGTCACACAAGTCGTTGTGAACGACGATGTCGCCGTCGAAGACTCCACCCATACGACAGGGCGGCGCGGCATTGCCGGCACCGTATTCGTGCACAAAATCGCCGGGGCTGCCGCTGAAGCAGGGGCGTCGTTACAAGAAGTGACCGCCGCCGCGGAAACCGTAATTGCCAACGTGCGCAGTATGGGGGTCGCTTTGACACCGTGTACACTGCCCGAAGCAGGGAAACCTGGTTTTCAACTAGGAGACAACGAGATCGAAATCGGGATCGGCATCCACGGCGAACCCGGTGTCGAACGCACACACGTACAGACGGCAGCTGAATTGACACAGACTCTCGCCGCGCGCGTACTCGTCGACTTGCCATTTGCGGCACACGATCGGGTTGCGGTGATGGTTAACGGGATGGGGGCGACACCGCTCATGGAACTGCACATCGTCAACAACGAATTGCAGCAACTGCTCAAAGAGCGGGAAATAGACGTCGTCGACACGTGGGTCGGCGAATACATGACGTCGCTAGAAATGGCTGGTTGCTCGATTACGCTGTTAAAACTGACACCAGACTTAGAGAAATGGTTACTCGCGCCTGCGGATACAGATGCTTTTACGCGTATCGGTTAA
- the dhaL gene encoding dihydroxyacetone kinase subunit DhaL has product MDVTQTVAWLQHYADVIAENKTYLTELDAAIGDGDHGANMARGWQAAKEALDGFEGDIGQCFMLVSKTLIAKVGGASGPLYGTVFLRMGIACKGKQSIAREDWPGLLKAACEGIQQRGKVTGGEKTMFDVWKPLLDAVEAPDASDAADDVSLAQLMRETAEARAEETKNLRATKGRAAYVGERSVGHPDPGAVSTSLLFKSLHETLR; this is encoded by the coding sequence ATGGATGTGACACAAACAGTCGCTTGGCTCCAGCATTACGCTGACGTCATCGCCGAGAACAAAACGTATTTGACCGAGCTCGACGCGGCGATCGGCGACGGGGACCACGGTGCGAACATGGCGCGGGGCTGGCAAGCAGCGAAAGAAGCACTCGACGGGTTTGAAGGGGACATCGGGCAATGTTTCATGCTCGTCAGTAAGACGCTCATCGCCAAAGTCGGTGGGGCGTCGGGGCCGTTGTACGGGACGGTTTTCTTGCGCATGGGCATTGCCTGTAAAGGGAAGCAGTCGATTGCGCGGGAAGACTGGCCCGGGCTACTCAAAGCGGCGTGTGAAGGGATTCAGCAGCGCGGCAAAGTGACGGGTGGCGAAAAAACAATGTTCGATGTGTGGAAACCGTTGCTCGATGCGGTGGAGGCGCCCGACGCATCCGATGCTGCGGATGACGTATCGCTCGCGCAGTTGATGCGTGAAACGGCGGAAGCTAGAGCGGAAGAGACGAAAAACTTGCGTGCCACAAAAGGGCGCGCGGCATACGTCGGCGAGCGCAGCGTCGGACATCCAGACCCAGGCGCCGTGTCGACGAGCCTACTATTCAAAAGCTTGCACGAGACGCTCCGTTAG
- the dhaM gene encoding dihydroxyacetone kinase phosphoryl donor subunit DhaM: protein MTAANDTATRDMATDQATGQATEGASREQQQQRRQAALVLVSHSEQLATGLQALIKEMATDVTVLTAAGDGEGGLGTQVDAIEEAIRATEAAHVLLFFDLGSALMNAEMATEMLAGEAVDVTIVDAPLVEGAFAAAMALQTGRDAEEAVRAAEKARREPKVL, encoded by the coding sequence ATGACAGCAGCAAACGACACAGCTACCCGGGACATGGCAACGGATCAAGCGACAGGTCAAGCAACAGAAGGGGCTAGTCGTGAACAGCAACAACAGCGGCGCCAAGCGGCACTCGTGCTCGTTTCCCACAGTGAACAACTAGCGACGGGCTTACAGGCGCTCATTAAAGAAATGGCGACAGACGTCACCGTGTTAACGGCCGCGGGTGACGGGGAGGGTGGTTTAGGCACACAAGTAGACGCGATCGAGGAAGCGATTCGCGCGACAGAGGCGGCACACGTCCTGCTCTTTTTTGACTTAGGCAGTGCGCTCATGAATGCCGAAATGGCTACAGAAATGCTAGCTGGAGAAGCGGTCGACGTGACGATTGTCGATGCGCCCCTCGTCGAAGGTGCATTTGCGGCGGCGATGGCCCTGCAAACGGGAAGAGACGCCGAGGAAGCCGTGCGCGCTGCTGAGAAGGCGCGGCGCGAACCGAAAGTGCTATGA
- a CDS encoding helix-turn-helix domain-containing protein, protein MEIDSITLGSLMRKRRKEMGLTLSDLADESVSVPTISNIERGITHNLSSDKVAYIREKLGLTDDVLMQMQQKTEVEEQQFKRKLSIIRNLLEVKQFDEARRRISDLEKEERLAEFPQLAVDVQLQKGSVLWRQGHYDRAKNALQQVFRLHKETGVDTNANLEAEAYFNLSLTVFYGDQDYEKAIEYADLGLEAIRKEDSQLKGRLLYQKANCYYHFERDTEAYRYAMESRALCEQTHDIKIFLLTYNMEGLVLSNQRLYKQAIKVFEQALDRATLYYNEPRLVSVLYLNMGDSYYRKKEYDKALEYYDIAFDLIRHSPEHTLVVVYYSYGEVYYELEEYDKAIEYVNKASALAEKLRISSEYLPLLILKAKIAMGKNESEVERVCQEGIKLAKKSKLYNKMKEFHFVLANYFERAGNREAFRQEAENMYHIEALLQRRE, encoded by the coding sequence ATGGAAATCGATTCGATAACCCTCGGATCACTCATGCGGAAACGCCGCAAGGAAATGGGGCTGACGTTAAGCGACTTAGCCGATGAAAGCGTCTCCGTTCCGACAATTAGCAACATCGAACGCGGCATTACCCACAACCTGAGCAGCGATAAAGTTGCCTACATACGGGAAAAACTCGGTTTAACGGATGACGTGCTAATGCAAATGCAGCAAAAAACGGAAGTTGAAGAACAGCAGTTTAAGCGGAAATTGTCCATTATTAGGAACTTGCTCGAGGTAAAGCAGTTCGATGAAGCGCGCAGGAGAATAAGTGATTTAGAGAAAGAAGAGCGGTTAGCAGAGTTCCCGCAGTTGGCCGTAGATGTGCAATTGCAGAAAGGATCTGTCTTGTGGCGGCAAGGCCACTATGACCGCGCAAAAAATGCGTTGCAACAAGTGTTTCGCTTGCACAAGGAAACTGGTGTTGATACGAACGCAAACCTTGAAGCCGAAGCGTATTTTAACTTGTCATTGACGGTATTTTATGGCGACCAAGATTATGAGAAAGCGATTGAGTATGCCGACTTAGGTTTGGAAGCCATTCGTAAGGAGGACAGTCAGCTTAAGGGGCGTCTATTGTACCAGAAGGCGAACTGTTACTACCATTTTGAACGAGATACCGAGGCATACAGGTATGCGATGGAGTCACGTGCACTATGTGAGCAGACACACGACATCAAGATTTTCCTGCTAACGTACAACATGGAAGGTCTGGTTCTTTCTAACCAACGGCTTTACAAACAGGCGATCAAAGTGTTTGAACAGGCACTGGATCGGGCTACGTTGTATTATAATGAGCCGCGTTTAGTAAGTGTCCTCTATCTCAATATGGGTGATTCGTATTATCGGAAAAAAGAGTACGATAAGGCTTTGGAGTATTACGATATTGCCTTTGACTTAATTCGGCACAGTCCAGAACATACGCTAGTAGTTGTGTATTATTCGTATGGGGAAGTGTATTACGAGTTAGAGGAATACGATAAGGCGATCGAATATGTGAATAAGGCTAGTGCACTCGCGGAGAAACTTCGGATTAGTTCGGAGTACTTACCGCTTCTGATCCTTAAAGCGAAAATTGCTATGGGTAAGAATGAGTCCGAAGTAGAAAGGGTCTGTCAAGAAGGCATTAAACTGGCCAAGAAAAGTAAGTTGTACAACAAAATGAAGGAGTTTCACTTCGTTTTAGCGAATTATTTTGAGCGAGCGGGTAATCGCGAAGCATTTAGGCAGGAGGCCGAAAATATGTATCATATTGAGGCTTTACTGCAAAGGAGGGAATGA
- a CDS encoding helix-turn-helix domain-containing protein, which produces MLSNRLRELRKQNNLTMKELGMKFNLAESTISGYENGFRKPEMDLIIAFANFFDVSIDYHVGRTDNQTQPMLIFAGQTIELTEAEFIIFNEMKRNPQFASMIHDLMKDPERNVKKMIRVWHAMQDHEHD; this is translated from the coding sequence ATGCTCAGCAATCGTCTACGAGAACTTCGAAAGCAAAACAATTTGACTATGAAGGAATTAGGGATGAAATTTAACCTTGCCGAATCCACTATTTCAGGTTATGAAAATGGATTTAGAAAACCTGAAATGGATCTTATCATCGCCTTTGCAAATTTCTTTGATGTCAGCATTGACTACCATGTGGGACGTACGGATAATCAAACGCAACCAATGCTCATATTTGCTGGGCAAACGATTGAACTTACAGAAGCTGAATTTATCATCTTCAATGAAATGAAGAGAAACCCGCAGTTCGCCTCAATGATCCATGATCTTATGAAAGATCCCGAACGCAATGTTAAAAAAATGATTAGAGTATGGCATGCCATGCAGGATCACGAACACGATTAA
- a CDS encoding helix-turn-helix transcriptional regulator, producing MDSLLKRTRFAHGLSIEEAAKKLGIPSGYLSQIENGHRLISAERATQIAKIYDQKRIDLFKPIRYATREAGTLSLD from the coding sequence TTGGATAGTTTATTGAAACGGACGCGATTCGCACATGGGTTGAGCATTGAAGAAGCTGCAAAAAAGCTTGGTATCCCTAGCGGTTATTTATCACAAATTGAAAATGGACATCGCTTAATTAGTGCTGAGCGTGCTACACAGATCGCCAAGATATACGACCAAAAACGAATCGACTTATTCAAACCTATTCGCTACGCAACGCGAGAAGCCGGAACGTTATCTCTTGATTAA
- a CDS encoding helix-turn-helix domain-containing protein, translating to MRQWLIDTRQSKGLTQQHVACLAGISRSYYSQIESGAKTPGKETAKKVAHALQCHVALFYLTKVDDWCVAELNKLVRSSQQSVVRNE from the coding sequence ATGCGCCAATGGCTCATCGACACCCGCCAGTCCAAAGGTCTAACCCAACAACACGTCGCTTGCCTTGCCGGAATCTCCCGCAGTTACTACTCACAAATTGAAAGCGGCGCCAAAACACCGGGTAAGGAAACGGCAAAAAAGGTGGCACACGCGTTACAGTGCCACGTCGCGCTTTTTTACTTAACAAAAGTCGACGATTGGTGTGTCGCTGAACTGAACAAACTGGTGCGTTCGTCACAGCAGTCTGTCGTGAGAAACGAATGA
- a CDS encoding sodium/glutamate symporter encodes MFPSEKITSANVETLLFYVAVLGVLLLVGVFLRVKVKLFQKFFISAALIAGALGLALGSYGLGVLPAEMTESWGALPGALITVVFAPMLMGMTVPNPKKVGNIIMPQLYFGYIGECLQVSLPFILTALLLTPLWDVNGMFGSIVEIGFSGGHGTAGGMVDVFDTLGWSDGGPLGMTSATVGLLVGIVVGMILINYGVRKGYTSVVKNVQELKVTQTGDLLPRDKQAVGAKVTLNKDAIESFAFHAALISLAILIGWGMQVVIGQWIAGMPLFPLAMVGGLVVQLLIGKTRWAEAVDRATFQRIQGLALEFLIVGAIASIKVPVVVAYAVPLLVLMVVTAALMVWYVFWAGPRLFSRHWFESAIVNYGSLTGVAAVGLMLLRTVDPEMETEAGPGYALRSPFISPFIGGGLVTSMLPSLAFTYGALPVGLVFLAVGIGLCVLARLTGYWVSPVVRKVSRTVAN; translated from the coding sequence GTGTTTCCATCGGAAAAAATCACGTCTGCCAACGTAGAGACACTGTTGTTTTACGTGGCGGTGTTAGGGGTGTTGTTGCTCGTCGGGGTGTTTTTGCGCGTGAAGGTGAAGCTGTTTCAGAAGTTTTTCATTTCCGCTGCCCTCATCGCAGGGGCGTTAGGGCTCGCGCTCGGGTCGTACGGATTAGGGGTGTTGCCGGCCGAGATGACGGAAAGTTGGGGCGCACTACCGGGGGCGCTCATCACCGTCGTGTTTGCGCCGATGTTGATGGGGATGACGGTGCCTAATCCGAAGAAAGTCGGCAATATCATTATGCCACAGCTTTATTTCGGGTATATCGGTGAGTGTCTGCAAGTGTCGCTCCCGTTTATCCTTACGGCGCTACTACTCACGCCGTTGTGGGACGTGAATGGGATGTTTGGGTCCATTGTGGAAATCGGGTTTTCCGGCGGGCACGGGACGGCCGGTGGGATGGTCGACGTGTTCGACACGCTCGGTTGGTCGGACGGGGGACCGCTCGGGATGACGTCGGCGACGGTTGGCCTACTCGTCGGTATTGTCGTCGGGATGATCCTCATTAACTACGGGGTGCGTAAAGGGTACACGTCGGTCGTAAAGAATGTGCAGGAGCTGAAGGTGACACAAACGGGGGATCTCCTGCCGCGGGACAAGCAGGCTGTCGGGGCGAAGGTGACGCTCAATAAAGATGCCATTGAGTCATTTGCGTTTCATGCGGCACTCATCTCGCTAGCGATCTTGATCGGTTGGGGGATGCAAGTTGTGATCGGCCAGTGGATTGCGGGGATGCCGTTGTTCCCGCTGGCGATGGTCGGTGGCTTAGTCGTGCAGCTGTTGATCGGAAAGACGCGCTGGGCAGAGGCCGTCGATCGAGCGACGTTTCAGCGCATTCAAGGGTTGGCGCTTGAATTTCTCATCGTCGGGGCGATCGCTTCGATTAAAGTACCCGTCGTCGTCGCCTATGCGGTGCCGCTACTCGTCTTGATGGTCGTGACGGCCGCGCTAATGGTTTGGTACGTGTTTTGGGCAGGGCCGCGCTTGTTTTCCCGCCACTGGTTTGAAAGCGCCATCGTCAATTACGGGTCATTGACGGGCGTGGCGGCGGTCGGGTTGATGCTGCTGCGCACGGTGGATCCGGAGATGGAAACGGAGGCAGGACCGGGGTATGCGCTTCGTTCGCCCTTCATTAGCCCGTTTATTGGAGGCGGATTGGTCACGTCGATGCTACCGTCACTGGCGTTCACGTACGGGGCGTTGCCGGTTGGCCTCGTGTTTTTGGCGGTGGGGATCGGGTTATGTGTGTTGGCGCGGCTGACAGGGTATTGGGTGAGTCCGGTCGTACGGAAGGTGAGTCGTACAGTCGCTAACTGA